Genomic segment of Sporichthyaceae bacterium:
GCGCACTATCAACGCGCTGGCCAGCTGCGTGCGCTCGCCGCACCGCAGACCGGCCAACGTGTTCGGCGTGCACTGCACGCTCAGCCCGATGCCGCCCACCTCGATCACCGCGGCGTCCGGGCCCAGGGCGGCGACCCGCCCGGACACGAAGGAGATCATCGTTGCCTTCCTTTCGATGCGGCCACTGCCGCGGCCAGGCGGTTGACCGCGGGCCCGCGCCACAGATGGCAAATAGCCAACGCCAAGGCGTCCGCGGCGTCGGCCGGGCGGGGCGTCTCCTCCAGCCGGAGCAGGCGGGTGACCATCGCGCCCACCTGCGCCTTGTCCGCCCGGCCGCTGCCGGTGACGGCCGCCTTGACCTCGCTGGGCGTGTGCAGCGCGACCGGGATGCCGCGCCGGGCGGCGCACACCACGGCAATCGCGCCGGCCTGCGCGGTGCCCATCACCGTGCGCACGTTGTGTTGGCTGAACACCCGCTCCACGGCGACCGCGTCCGGGCGGTGCGCGTCGAGCATGCGTTCCACCTCGCGCTCGATGGCCAACAAGCGGTGGCTCAGGTCATCGGTGGGCGCGGTGCGCACCACGGTGACATCAATCAGCGAGGCGACTCGGCCGGGCGAGCCGTCGACCACGCCGATGCCGCACCGGGTCAACCCGGGGTCGACGCCCAGCACCCGCACCCGCGACTCCTTCAGGCGACAGTCACACGGTCGCCAGAGGCGAACGTCTGTTCGAGACACACGCTAACGGCGCCCGCCGACAAACGGCTGTCGGCGCGCCGCCGTCATCCGTGCCCATGTCAAGGCCAGAACGGTCTTGTCATGCGTCTGGACGCCTGACAAGACCCCTGTGCGCTTGACATGCGCAGGGGTCAGAGGGCTCGGCAGATGCGGTTGTGGTTGAACGCGGCCTGGAAGCCGGGCTCGTCGTCGAGCTTGGTGAGCTTCTGTAGCGCGGTGCCGACGTCGGAGTCGCTGCGGTCGAGCAGGGGGCCGACGGCAGCATCGAAGCCCGCGCGGTCGGCGATGGGCAGCGCGGCGACCTTGGCCCGCAGGGCGGAGTTGGCAGCCTGCGCGGTCTGCAGTGCCGCGAGCAGGTCGGTGGAGATCCGCGCCCCGTTGGGCAGGTCGGGCACACCGGCTTGCCGAGTGTCGCCGATCGCCCGGGTCAGCGCCGTGTTCAGGGCGTCGATGTAGCCGAGCATGGCCGCCCGCGCGTGACCCGCTGAGCCGGTGGCAGCGGCCGTCCGGGCCGTCTTGGCCTCTTGATAGGTCAGCCCGAAGTTGGCCAGGCCGGTGCACAACTGGGTGGCGTAGGTGTCCACCGCGGCCCGGGGTGCGTCGTTGGCGGTCAGATCCAGGGCGGGGTGCGCCGCCGAGGTGTCCCCGGCCAAGCGCGGCGTCGG
This window contains:
- the ruvC gene encoding crossover junction endodeoxyribonuclease RuvC → MRVLGVDPGLTRCGIGVVDGSPGRVASLIDVTVVRTAPTDDLSHRLLAIEREVERMLDAHRPDAVAVERVFSQHNVRTVMGTAQAGAIAVVCAARRGIPVALHTPSEVKAAVTGSGRADKAQVGAMVTRLLRLEETPRPADAADALALAICHLWRGPAVNRLAAAVAASKGRQR